The proteins below are encoded in one region of bacterium:
- a CDS encoding DUF4249 family protein, producing MSLRLKFVLLALTLSLLVYWGCDVNRQNEYQEQLVLQGQMIVGYPPTVRLTHTVPIGEASEEYDVGVAGADVRMRIGTDSNSVDYRMTEYSSRGWPGYYTLNNGHRVTPGVHYAITVAVRGDTLRAETVAAGRMFLLYQNEDTVVCGSPTALVLRWRPDSLASGYYVLVDNMEFNYEDNPVDCNINPFATSSASNWSVSHRDDSLQVPWVMLRYRGRHEAIIFSCDRALWDYSYTAYYGQTENYPVSNVQGGLGLFSAVGVDTAYFYLTDQTTLGGQ from the coding sequence ATGAGCCTACGCCTGAAGTTTGTGCTGCTGGCGCTGACGCTGAGCCTGCTGGTATACTGGGGCTGCGATGTCAACCGCCAGAATGAGTATCAGGAGCAACTGGTGCTGCAAGGACAGATGATTGTCGGCTATCCGCCGACGGTGCGGTTGACCCATACGGTGCCCATCGGCGAGGCATCGGAGGAGTACGACGTCGGGGTTGCCGGCGCCGACGTGCGGATGCGAATCGGCACGGATTCGAACAGTGTGGATTACCGCATGACGGAATACTCCAGCCGCGGTTGGCCCGGCTATTACACCCTCAACAACGGCCACCGCGTCACGCCGGGTGTTCACTATGCCATTACGGTAGCGGTTCGAGGCGATACGCTCCGCGCGGAAACCGTGGCGGCGGGACGCATGTTCCTGCTGTACCAGAATGAGGACACGGTAGTGTGCGGGAGCCCTACGGCGCTGGTGCTGCGTTGGCGTCCTGACTCGTTGGCGTCCGGCTATTACGTGCTGGTCGACAACATGGAATTCAATTATGAGGACAACCCGGTCGACTGTAACATCAATCCGTTCGCCACGAGCAGCGCCAGCAACTGGAGTGTCAGCCACCGGGATGACAGTCTCCAAGTGCCTTGGGTGATGCTGCGCTACCGGGGACGCCACGAGGCGATTATCTTCTCCTGTGACCGCGCTTTGTGGGACTATTCCTACACGGCCTATTACGGGCAGACGGAGAATTACCCGGTGTCGAATGTGCAAGGCGGGCTGGGGCTGTTTTCAGCCGTGGGGGTGGATACGGCCTATTTCTATCTTACGGACCAAACGACGCTGGGAGGACAGTGA
- a CDS encoding TonB-dependent receptor, producing the protein MHHDSRRLWTSILLMVVMLTGAVVGNLYAVTISGKILDRETGESVPSAGISVVGTPRGAAADVEGLFSIPDLPAGKTELRISALGYQPQAQKLELVEGVDQHLTVRLMPEAVKMIEVTVETRETADREYTPKVAQYQMERRELSALPQLVEADLFRSLQVIPGVLPSSDFSADLNIWGGSSDQNLILLNGIEVYKPVHLGGLFSVFNMDAIKDVKLIKGGFGAKYGGRLSAVVDVADREGNRNRRVAKLGLSFLSANGTVEGPLPHGSYLLAGRRTYIDWASRTLKHNGIIEDDFPYYFYDLNVKVTRDFANGDRLSPSAFFGRDVLSLTSTSHDQVHLTWGNATYSVPFVHVWSHRLFSTNIVAGSFYDSDFGFQSAGNLIKYKNQIQDFTFKSDVTWFATARNTFDFGATAKGIRIVYFIGGPGDTLVDRSNRGWQYSGYLSDDFRPTENWTITPGIRVERNEIARATDWLPRLAIKRQLSEKTSLSAAWGLYSQYLQLVSMGGNLISIFDAYIPLDHTLSPNRGEQYALTFEGEAGEHFQISSDVYYKRFQRVIELRRNMTNSPDGQNANKPLSELFNVGSGRAFGMDLFLQADYGRFGFMAGYGLGTSLRSFNAYDGGLTFPAAFDRLHNTNVAVSQKIGKHSSLELRFNYGTGQPITQVMAYYYPGGAFGTLFLPDRRNGYRIPDYHRLDAAYRMRYAYRHWTLAPYLEVINVYNHKNVLTRDYDLSHSPPRINEITQLPILPSVGVNVEF; encoded by the coding sequence ATGCACCACGACTCACGCCGACTGTGGACAAGCATCCTCCTGATGGTGGTCATGCTGACAGGTGCTGTGGTTGGGAATCTGTATGCGGTAACGATTTCCGGTAAGATTCTGGATCGCGAAACCGGGGAGTCGGTTCCCAGCGCCGGCATATCGGTAGTGGGGACTCCGCGCGGGGCCGCCGCCGATGTGGAAGGTCTGTTTTCGATTCCGGATCTTCCGGCAGGGAAGACGGAGCTGCGAATCTCCGCGCTGGGGTATCAGCCGCAGGCGCAGAAGCTTGAACTGGTTGAAGGTGTGGACCAGCACCTTACCGTCCGGCTGATGCCGGAAGCCGTGAAGATGATCGAGGTCACGGTGGAGACGCGGGAGACGGCGGACCGCGAATATACTCCCAAGGTGGCGCAGTACCAGATGGAGCGGCGTGAACTAAGCGCCCTGCCGCAACTGGTAGAAGCCGATCTGTTCCGCTCCTTGCAGGTGATTCCCGGCGTGCTGCCCTCCTCGGATTTTTCCGCGGACTTGAATATCTGGGGTGGCTCCAGCGACCAGAATCTGATTCTCCTGAATGGCATTGAAGTGTATAAGCCCGTCCATCTTGGCGGGCTTTTCTCTGTGTTTAATATGGATGCCATCAAGGACGTCAAGCTGATCAAGGGAGGCTTCGGAGCCAAGTACGGCGGACGGCTTTCCGCCGTAGTGGATGTGGCAGACCGCGAAGGCAACCGCAACCGCCGGGTTGCCAAATTGGGACTGTCCTTCCTCTCGGCAAACGGCACCGTCGAAGGTCCGCTGCCGCATGGCTCCTATCTGCTCGCCGGTCGCCGTACGTATATTGACTGGGCGTCGCGGACCCTCAAGCACAATGGAATCATCGAGGACGATTTCCCTTACTACTTCTACGACCTGAATGTCAAAGTCACGCGGGATTTTGCCAACGGAGACCGGTTGTCTCCGTCGGCCTTCTTCGGACGCGACGTGCTGTCCTTGACGTCGACATCGCACGATCAGGTTCACCTGACGTGGGGCAATGCCACCTACAGTGTGCCCTTTGTGCATGTGTGGTCCCACCGGCTGTTCTCGACCAACATCGTGGCCGGGAGCTTCTATGATTCGGATTTCGGCTTTCAATCCGCCGGCAACCTGATCAAGTACAAGAATCAGATTCAGGACTTCACCTTCAAATCCGACGTGACGTGGTTCGCCACTGCCCGCAACACCTTTGACTTCGGCGCGACCGCCAAAGGAATCCGAATCGTGTATTTCATCGGCGGGCCGGGTGATACACTGGTAGACCGTTCGAACCGCGGCTGGCAGTACTCGGGCTATCTGTCCGACGATTTTCGCCCCACAGAGAACTGGACGATCACTCCCGGCATCCGGGTGGAGCGCAACGAAATCGCGCGGGCAACGGACTGGCTGCCGCGTCTGGCCATCAAGCGCCAACTGTCGGAGAAGACCTCCCTCAGCGCGGCATGGGGACTCTACAGCCAGTACCTGCAACTGGTGAGCATGGGCGGCAACCTGATTTCGATCTTCGACGCTTACATTCCGCTGGATCACACCCTGTCGCCCAATCGCGGCGAGCAATATGCGCTCACCTTTGAGGGTGAAGCCGGTGAGCATTTCCAGATTTCTTCCGATGTTTACTACAAACGGTTTCAGCGGGTCATTGAACTGCGGCGGAATATGACCAATTCGCCCGACGGCCAAAATGCAAATAAGCCATTGTCGGAGCTGTTCAACGTGGGCAGCGGGCGGGCCTTCGGTATGGATCTCTTCCTGCAGGCGGACTATGGCCGCTTCGGCTTCATGGCGGGCTACGGACTGGGGACGTCGCTGCGTTCCTTCAACGCCTATGATGGCGGACTCACTTTCCCCGCCGCCTTCGACCGCCTGCACAACACCAATGTGGCCGTCAGCCAGAAGATCGGCAAGCACAGTTCGCTCGAACTCCGGTTCAACTACGGTACAGGCCAGCCGATCACACAGGTGATGGCCTACTACTATCCGGGCGGAGCCTTTGGGACGCTGTTCCTGCCCGACCGCCGCAACGGCTACCGCATTCCCGATTATCACCGCCTTGATGCCGCCTATCGGATGCGGTATGCTTACAGGCACTGGACGTTGGCTCCCTATCTGGAAGTCATCAACGTGTATAACCACAAGAATGTATTGACCCGGGATTATGATCTGTCGCACAGTCCGCCGCGGATCAACGAGATCACCCAGTTGCCCATCCTGCCCTCCGTGGGCGTTAACGTGGAGTTCTGA